The following proteins are co-located in the Brachybacterium sacelli genome:
- a CDS encoding copper transporter, translating to MIDFRYHLVSLISVFLALAVGIVLGAGPLRESLGDQLAGQVEQLRSEQDQLRTEADELTTRNGQLASFVTDIGPELVADTLPGADVAILTDHSSTRSDTDRITSLLEDAGVGSTLRVDLQPSLWEPGQEQARTESVEQIRAIAPVLLEDGLDDSEQLTAVVVALLNPSTAGELSEELRTQVWQVLTGHEMVALDGEVPAGVDGVVVASAAPEEFTDEAESDDVAAERAQSLLAAQTAVLTRLSGAGIPSVVSAATPQNDASTGILRTVRGDAAFEALSTTDRLQEADGPVLSVLALIEQARGGQGAYGTTVDAQDRLPALPETRGVEDGAGGGGDGQDTGAQGAPSDGGGAE from the coding sequence GTGATCGATTTCCGTTACCACCTCGTCTCCCTGATCTCCGTGTTCCTGGCGCTCGCCGTCGGCATCGTGCTCGGAGCCGGACCCCTGCGCGAGAGCCTCGGCGACCAGCTGGCCGGCCAGGTCGAACAGCTGCGCAGCGAGCAGGACCAGCTGCGCACGGAGGCCGACGAGCTCACCACCCGCAACGGGCAGCTGGCCTCCTTCGTCACCGACATCGGACCGGAGCTGGTGGCCGACACCCTGCCGGGGGCCGACGTCGCGATCCTCACCGACCACTCCTCGACCCGCTCCGACACGGATCGGATCACCTCGCTGCTCGAGGATGCGGGCGTCGGGTCCACGCTCCGCGTCGACCTGCAGCCGTCGCTGTGGGAGCCCGGCCAGGAGCAGGCGCGCACGGAGTCCGTCGAGCAGATCCGGGCGATCGCGCCCGTGCTGCTGGAGGACGGGCTGGATGACTCCGAGCAGCTCACCGCGGTGGTGGTGGCTCTCCTGAATCCTTCGACCGCCGGCGAACTCTCCGAGGAGCTGCGCACCCAGGTCTGGCAGGTGCTGACGGGCCACGAGATGGTCGCCCTGGACGGAGAGGTCCCTGCAGGGGTCGACGGCGTCGTGGTCGCCAGCGCCGCCCCGGAGGAGTTCACCGACGAGGCCGAGTCCGACGACGTCGCCGCGGAGCGCGCCCAGAGCCTCCTGGCGGCCCAGACCGCCGTGCTCACCCGCCTGTCCGGGGCCGGGATCCCCTCGGTGGTCTCCGCGGCCACCCCCCAGAACGACGCCTCCACCGGGATCCTGCGCACGGTCCGCGGCGATGCCGCCTTCGAGGCGCTGTCGACCACCGACCGGCTCCAGGAGGCCGACGGCCCCGTGCTGTCGGTGCTGGCCCTGATCGAGCAGGCCCGCGGCGGGCAGGGCGCCTACGGCACCACGGTCGACGCCCAGGACCGCCTCCCCGCGCTGCCGGAGACGCGCGGTGTCGAGGACGGGGCCGGGGGTGGGGGCGACGGGCAGGACACCGGCGCCCAGGGCGCCCCGTCGGACGGCGGGGGAGCGGAGTGA
- the murJ gene encoding murein biosynthesis integral membrane protein MurJ: MTAGDPALDDTPARSGIARAVLRGAGLILVITVLARIAGFVRYLVFGASVGAGDVGTAYTTANLLPNVLFEIVAGGALAAVVVPLIAGLVPERDPAEHPEHPEIGDDTVEPDGPTHDEHGGRGHDEREVDLGQRAGAHQQVGPAASDPAASRPQLPRPARDQLPPRRDRRDGSERADRIISALLTWTLLGTGLLTAVVVVSAEGLAGLLLSTEDTSAGSVHLGAVLLRIFALQLPLYGISVVLGAYLQARKRFLWPAMMPLISSLVVIASYRVYAWLVPPVATTTTIDDPAIAWLGWGTTAGVAAMTVPVLIAALRSGLHLRPTLSMPPRYGRKALALGGAGLGAVGAQQLVLALVLVLAMRAGGTGTLPVFQYAQALYLLPYAVLVVPLVTAVFPHLSELRLVGDTTGFARVSAASTRTVMVVGVIGAATLFAAAPALEQFFRLIDRAGASGVGSTAAALALGLPGYAVAIQCTRILSAALRARDALLVGSVGWGVAAVAILVLVIPSPTRSPAEASTAFGITIAIGMALSALVGLARIADILEPGGDLPRVRRTAILTPLALVVGGVPGMLLGKWLVTTGTGEIGAVASGVLCGLVAAVLASAVMAAADPVTTRDLLRRARRRCAASDTDPAASSDEDDAWTGDASTDADEPQTGAQR, encoded by the coding sequence ATGACCGCCGGCGATCCCGCCCTCGACGACACGCCGGCACGGTCCGGTATCGCCCGCGCCGTCCTGCGGGGTGCCGGGCTGATCCTCGTGATCACCGTGCTCGCACGCATCGCCGGCTTCGTGCGCTACCTCGTCTTCGGGGCCAGCGTGGGCGCCGGGGACGTCGGCACCGCCTACACCACCGCGAACCTGCTGCCCAACGTCCTGTTCGAGATCGTCGCCGGCGGCGCACTGGCCGCTGTCGTCGTCCCCTTGATCGCGGGTCTGGTCCCGGAGCGCGATCCGGCCGAGCACCCGGAGCACCCGGAGATCGGGGACGATACGGTCGAACCCGACGGGCCCACGCACGACGAGCACGGCGGGCGGGGGCATGACGAGCGGGAGGTCGACCTCGGCCAACGGGCGGGCGCGCACCAGCAGGTGGGCCCCGCCGCCTCGGACCCCGCGGCGTCGCGTCCACAGCTCCCTCGCCCCGCTCGTGACCAGCTGCCCCCGCGTCGTGATCGCCGGGACGGCTCCGAACGGGCCGACCGGATCATCTCGGCCCTGCTGACCTGGACCCTGCTGGGCACGGGGCTGCTCACCGCCGTGGTCGTCGTGTCCGCGGAGGGTCTGGCCGGTCTCCTCCTGTCCACCGAGGACACCTCCGCCGGCAGCGTGCACCTCGGAGCGGTCCTGCTGCGCATCTTCGCGCTCCAGCTCCCCCTGTACGGGATCTCCGTGGTCCTGGGGGCCTACCTCCAGGCGCGCAAACGGTTCCTGTGGCCCGCGATGATGCCGCTGATCTCCTCCCTGGTCGTGATCGCCTCCTATCGCGTCTACGCCTGGCTGGTGCCGCCGGTGGCGACCACCACCACCATCGACGACCCGGCGATCGCCTGGCTGGGATGGGGCACCACCGCGGGGGTCGCCGCGATGACGGTGCCCGTCCTGATCGCCGCGCTGCGCTCGGGCCTGCATCTGCGACCCACCCTGTCGATGCCCCCGCGCTACGGGCGCAAGGCCCTGGCCCTGGGTGGGGCCGGTCTCGGTGCCGTCGGCGCCCAGCAGCTCGTGCTCGCCCTCGTGCTGGTGCTCGCCATGCGGGCCGGCGGCACCGGCACCCTCCCCGTGTTCCAATACGCCCAGGCCCTGTATCTGCTGCCCTACGCGGTCCTCGTGGTCCCGTTGGTCACCGCCGTGTTCCCCCACCTCTCGGAGCTGCGTCTGGTCGGCGACACCACCGGTTTCGCCCGCGTCTCCGCCGCCTCGACGCGCACCGTCATGGTCGTCGGCGTGATCGGGGCGGCGACGCTGTTCGCCGCGGCCCCCGCCCTCGAGCAGTTCTTCCGTCTGATCGACCGGGCCGGCGCCAGCGGTGTCGGCTCCACCGCGGCGGCGCTCGCCCTGGGGCTGCCCGGGTACGCCGTCGCCATCCAGTGCACCCGGATCCTCTCCGCGGCGCTGCGGGCCCGGGATGCGCTGCTGGTCGGCTCGGTGGGCTGGGGGGTCGCCGCCGTCGCGATCCTGGTGCTGGTGATCCCCAGTCCGACCCGCTCGCCCGCGGAGGCCTCCACCGCCTTCGGCATCACCATCGCGATCGGCATGGCGCTCTCCGCCCTGGTCGGCCTCGCCCGCATCGCCGACATTCTCGAGCCCGGCGGGGACCTGCCGCGGGTGCGGCGCACCGCGATCCTCACCCCCCTGGCCCTCGTGGTCGGCGGCGTCCCCGGCATGCTGCTGGGCAAATGGCTGGTGACCACGGGCACCGGGGAGATCGGCGCCGTCGCCTCCGGGGTCCTCTGCGGCCTCGTCGCGGCTGTGCTGGCGAGCGCCGTGATGGCCGCGGCCGATCCGGTGACCACGCGTGACCTGCTGCGCCGTGCGCGTCGCCGCTGCGCCGCGAGCGATACGGATCCCGCTGCGTCGAGCGACGAGGACGATGCCTGGACCGGTGACGCCTCGACCGACGCGGACGAGCCGCAGACAGGGGCGCAGCGATGA
- a CDS encoding glycosyltransferase, giving the protein MSVIVVRPQAGGGLAAHVEQELAELAEAGLDVREAPVHIQDRPRPLADLRTVRTLRRCVRTAPAPVAVHAHGLRAGALAACAMPRGDDAHLVVTLHNRTVGSLPVRTLGAVLLRVLSRRAQIVLAVSPDLAEDARRAGAGEVRHAVIPAPEAPAPTGMAAPGPAPEPSVPIPGAGVATPDDTLEVLVVARLAPQKGLDDLLDAAALLDREAVRIRVAGDGPLHGRLSDRIRAEQLSVELLGRRQDVPALLESADLVVSAALWEGQPVSLQEALRAGRAIVATDAGGTRWVTAEAAQLVPSGDPVALAEAISAHRDPERRRDAQARSRRRARELPTARDMVRQLTEILVPPGR; this is encoded by the coding sequence ATGAGCGTGATCGTGGTGCGCCCGCAGGCCGGCGGCGGTCTCGCCGCCCACGTCGAGCAGGAGCTGGCCGAGCTGGCGGAGGCCGGTCTCGACGTGCGCGAGGCGCCGGTCCACATCCAGGACCGCCCCCGCCCCCTCGCCGACCTTCGCACAGTCCGCACCCTGCGGCGCTGTGTCCGCACCGCCCCTGCCCCGGTCGCCGTGCACGCCCACGGCCTGCGAGCCGGCGCTCTCGCCGCGTGCGCCATGCCCCGGGGCGACGACGCGCACCTGGTCGTCACCCTGCACAATCGCACCGTCGGGTCGCTCCCGGTCCGGACCCTCGGCGCGGTGCTGCTGCGCGTCCTCTCCCGGCGTGCGCAGATCGTCCTGGCGGTCTCCCCGGATCTCGCCGAGGACGCCCGTCGCGCCGGCGCCGGCGAGGTGCGCCACGCCGTGATACCGGCCCCGGAGGCTCCCGCACCGACGGGCATGGCCGCGCCGGGTCCGGCACCGGAGCCCTCGGTCCCCATCCCGGGCGCCGGGGTCGCGACGCCGGACGACACGCTCGAGGTGCTGGTGGTCGCGCGCCTGGCCCCGCAGAAAGGGCTGGATGACCTGCTGGACGCCGCCGCCCTCCTCGATCGCGAGGCGGTGAGGATCCGGGTGGCGGGCGACGGGCCCCTGCACGGGAGGCTGAGCGACCGGATCCGGGCCGAGCAGCTGAGCGTCGAGCTGCTCGGCCGCCGCCAGGACGTCCCCGCCCTGCTCGAGAGCGCCGACCTGGTGGTCTCCGCCGCCCTCTGGGAGGGCCAGCCCGTCTCCCTGCAGGAGGCGCTGCGGGCCGGGCGCGCGATCGTCGCGACCGACGCCGGCGGCACCCGCTGGGTCACCGCCGAGGCGGCACAGCTGGTGCCGAGCGGCGACCCCGTCGCACTGGCGGAGGCGATCAGCGCCCATCGCGATCCGGAGCGGCGCCGGGACGCGCAGGCGCGGTCCCGTCGCCGCGCCCGGGAGCTGCCCACCGCGCGTGACATGGTTCGCCAGCTGACCGAGATCCTGGTCCCGCCCGGGCGCTGA
- a CDS encoding CTP synthase → MPRGGQVPTAKPFRNPGTTKHIFVTGGVVSSLGKGLTASSLGMLLSSRGLRVTMQKLDPYLNVDPGTMNPFQHGEVFVTEDGAETDLDIGHYERFLDENLSADANVTTGQVYSGVIAKERRGEYLGDTVQVIPHITNAIKESMRSQAGDDVDVIITEIGGTVGDIESQPFLEAARQVRQDIGRDSVFFVHVSLVPFIGPSQELKTKPTQHSVAALRSIGIQPDAIVLRSDRELPGSVKAKISSMCDVDLDAVVTCADAPSIYEIPLVLHGEGLDAYAIRRLDLLSHDVDWTQWESLLQRVQHPAYEVTVALVGKYVDLPDAYLSVSEALRAGGFHHSTKIALRWVESDLCATAEGAQEQLGDVDAIVVPGGFGIRGVDGKVGALRHARTHGIPALGLCLGMQSMVIEYARDVLGLPGAHSTEFEPETAHPVIATMAEQADIVSGEGDLGGTMRLGSYDHTLREGSLAARTYGATEVAERHRHRYEVNNAYREQLEEAGLVISGVSADRALVEFVELPADVHPYYIGTQAHPELKSRPTRAHPLFAGLIGAALELQKATRLLEVEPVKGIGATTGPTPDGAVPAPITDEEI, encoded by the coding sequence ATCCCTCGGGGCGGCCAGGTCCCCACGGCGAAACCCTTCCGGAATCCCGGCACCACCAAGCACATCTTCGTGACGGGTGGAGTGGTCTCCAGCCTCGGCAAAGGTCTGACCGCATCCTCGCTGGGGATGCTGCTGAGCAGCCGCGGACTGCGGGTGACGATGCAGAAGCTGGACCCGTACCTCAACGTGGACCCGGGCACCATGAACCCGTTCCAGCACGGGGAGGTCTTCGTCACCGAGGACGGCGCGGAGACCGACCTCGACATCGGCCACTACGAGCGCTTCCTCGACGAGAACCTCAGCGCCGACGCGAACGTGACCACGGGCCAGGTCTACTCCGGCGTGATCGCCAAGGAGCGCCGCGGCGAGTACCTCGGAGACACCGTCCAGGTCATCCCCCACATCACCAACGCCATCAAGGAGTCCATGCGCTCCCAGGCCGGGGACGACGTCGACGTGATCATCACCGAGATCGGCGGCACCGTCGGCGACATCGAGTCCCAGCCCTTCCTCGAGGCGGCCCGCCAGGTGCGCCAGGACATCGGCCGCGACAGCGTCTTCTTCGTGCACGTCTCCCTGGTGCCGTTCATCGGTCCTTCCCAGGAGCTGAAGACCAAGCCGACCCAGCACTCGGTGGCCGCCCTGCGCTCGATCGGCATCCAGCCCGACGCGATCGTGCTGCGCTCCGATCGCGAGCTGCCCGGCTCCGTCAAGGCCAAGATCTCCTCCATGTGCGATGTCGACCTCGACGCCGTCGTCACCTGCGCCGACGCCCCCTCGATCTACGAGATCCCGCTCGTGCTGCACGGCGAGGGCCTGGACGCCTACGCGATCCGCCGCCTCGACCTGCTCAGCCACGACGTGGACTGGACCCAGTGGGAGTCCCTGCTGCAGCGTGTCCAGCATCCCGCCTACGAGGTCACCGTCGCCCTGGTCGGCAAGTACGTCGACCTGCCGGATGCATATCTCTCGGTCAGCGAGGCCCTGCGCGCCGGCGGCTTCCACCACAGCACGAAGATCGCACTGCGCTGGGTCGAATCCGACCTCTGCGCCACCGCGGAGGGTGCCCAGGAGCAGCTGGGCGACGTCGACGCGATCGTGGTCCCGGGCGGCTTCGGGATCCGCGGGGTCGACGGCAAGGTCGGCGCCCTGCGCCACGCCCGCACCCACGGCATCCCCGCCCTCGGCCTGTGCCTGGGCATGCAGTCCATGGTCATCGAGTACGCCCGCGACGTGCTGGGCCTGCCGGGTGCCCACTCCACCGAGTTCGAGCCCGAGACCGCCCACCCCGTCATCGCGACCATGGCCGAGCAGGCCGACATCGTCTCCGGCGAGGGTGACCTCGGCGGAACCATGCGCCTGGGCTCCTACGACCACACCCTGCGCGAGGGCTCCCTCGCCGCCCGCACGTACGGCGCCACCGAGGTCGCCGAGCGCCACCGCCACCGCTATGAGGTGAACAACGCCTACCGCGAGCAGCTGGAGGAGGCGGGGCTGGTCATCTCCGGTGTCTCCGCGGACCGTGCGCTGGTGGAGTTCGTGGAGCTGCCCGCCGACGTGCACCCGTACTACATCGGCACCCAGGCCCATCCCGAGCTGAAATCGCGCCCCACCCGAGCACACCCGCTGTTCGCCGGCCTGATCGGCGCAGCGCTCGAGCTGCAGAAGGCCACCCGGCTGCTCGAGGTCGAGCCCGTGAAGGGGATCGGGGCGACCACGGGGCCGACCCCGGACGGTGCTGTTCCGGCGCCCATCACGGACGAGGAGATCTGA
- a CDS encoding NUDIX domain-containing protein gives MTLRDTPGARPIADRTTVHSGMVFDIVRDRIDFAPGVRFDREYMRHPGAVAVLAVDEQDHVLLIRQYRHPVGHTLWEIPAGLLDVDGESPHVGALREVGEETAHTAAHLHTLVDLRPSPGGSDEVIRIYLATGACPLGEAGGFERTDEEAEIETRWVPLADAVTAVLEGRLTNATTAAAVLALAAHRARGGDEAMLRPADAPFPERPGRS, from the coding sequence ATGACGCTGCGCGACACGCCCGGCGCCCGCCCCATCGCCGACCGCACCACGGTCCACTCCGGGATGGTGTTCGACATCGTGCGGGACAGGATCGACTTCGCCCCCGGAGTGCGGTTCGACCGGGAGTACATGCGCCACCCCGGGGCGGTCGCGGTGCTCGCCGTCGACGAGCAGGATCACGTGCTGCTGATCCGCCAGTACCGCCATCCCGTCGGCCACACGCTGTGGGAGATCCCCGCCGGGCTGCTCGACGTCGACGGGGAGAGCCCGCACGTCGGCGCGCTCCGGGAGGTCGGCGAGGAGACCGCTCACACCGCCGCGCATCTGCACACCCTGGTCGACCTGCGCCCCAGCCCGGGCGGCAGTGACGAGGTGATCAGGATCTACCTCGCCACCGGCGCGTGCCCGCTGGGGGAGGCCGGCGGTTTCGAGCGCACCGACGAGGAGGCGGAGATCGAGACCCGCTGGGTCCCGCTCGCCGACGCCGTCACGGCGGTGCTCGAGGGCCGCCTCACCAATGCCACCACGGCCGCGGCCGTGCTCGCCCTGGCGGCCCACCGGGCCCGCGGTGGGGACGAGGCGATGCTGCGACCGGCCGACGCCCCGTTCCCGGAGCGGCCCGGCCGGTCCTGA
- a CDS encoding ABC transporter substrate-binding protein, protein MTVPHRSRSITAPLRDGLAPSSVLDRRSLLAGAGLLGLTTLSACGAGEAGTLTSGSDDDSDLRTVTDAMGREVELPLQPRAVVSLHYAGTQAMMDLGVIPVGTGAAGQSGEDGLEYVPENLWTDLQEVPVVVPGGEVDIEAVAGLEPDLVLAHNVLEDDVLSQLEQIAPVFGFTLRGGDRADWQQRVHEVAEALGLGQEFTDLKSAWEDELATTAEEYADVTDGLVVGVIGAYETGNFYAWGEENMPGTLLTPLGLTWSAQENQAVAGQGEPEATISSERILEVVGDADLLFYDSNLLGEPNSFMVELQESSLYQQLEAVKAGRVHAFGKNTIAGFSDARFSLEQIRGALEDFRSS, encoded by the coding sequence ATGACTGTCCCTCACCGCTCCCGATCGATCACCGCACCCCTGCGCGACGGCCTCGCACCCTCGAGCGTGCTCGACCGCCGAAGCCTGCTGGCCGGCGCCGGCCTGCTCGGCCTGACCACGCTGAGCGCCTGCGGCGCGGGGGAAGCCGGGACCCTCACCAGCGGCTCCGACGATGACAGCGACCTCCGCACGGTGACCGACGCCATGGGCCGTGAGGTCGAGCTGCCGCTGCAGCCCAGGGCGGTGGTCTCGCTGCATTACGCGGGCACGCAGGCGATGATGGATCTCGGTGTGATCCCCGTGGGCACCGGAGCTGCCGGGCAATCCGGTGAGGACGGCCTGGAGTACGTGCCCGAGAACCTGTGGACCGATCTGCAGGAAGTGCCGGTGGTGGTCCCCGGCGGCGAGGTCGACATCGAGGCGGTCGCCGGACTCGAGCCGGATCTCGTCCTCGCCCACAACGTGCTCGAGGACGACGTCCTCTCCCAGCTCGAGCAGATCGCTCCCGTCTTCGGCTTCACCCTGCGCGGCGGCGATCGTGCCGACTGGCAGCAGCGTGTCCACGAGGTCGCCGAGGCGCTGGGGCTCGGGCAGGAGTTCACGGACCTGAAGTCCGCCTGGGAGGACGAGCTGGCGACGACCGCCGAGGAGTACGCGGACGTCACCGACGGCCTGGTGGTCGGCGTGATCGGGGCCTACGAGACGGGGAACTTCTACGCCTGGGGTGAGGAGAACATGCCCGGCACGCTCCTGACTCCCCTGGGTCTGACCTGGTCGGCGCAGGAGAACCAGGCGGTCGCCGGGCAGGGCGAACCGGAGGCCACGATCTCCTCCGAGCGGATCCTCGAGGTGGTCGGCGACGCCGACCTCCTCTTCTACGACAGCAATCTGCTCGGCGAACCCAACTCCTTCATGGTCGAGCTCCAGGAGTCCTCGCTGTACCAGCAGCTGGAAGCGGTGAAGGCCGGGCGCGTCCACGCCTTCGGCAAGAACACCATCGCCGGGTTCTCCGACGCCCGTTTCTCGCTCGAGCAGATCCGCGGCGCCCTCGAGGACTTCCGGTCCTCCTGA
- a CDS encoding ABC transporter ATP-binding protein, producing the protein MDDARLAYDERVIAEHLDLTVVDGSFTVVIGPNACGKSTTLRALSNLLRPTAGTVALDGRAIHQLRAKELARRLGLLPQSALSPEGITVADLVARGRYPHQSMLARWSAADEQAVGAALESTGITDLAARQVDELSGGQRQRAWVAMVLAQQTDLLLLDEPTTFLDIAHQIALMDLFATLHAQGRTVVAVLHDINHAARYATDLVVMSEGRIHAEGDPAEVITPDLLATVFGLDAAVIEDPVNGGPLVVPRHGTRPVPPAVPEPLPTPERSCP; encoded by the coding sequence ATGGACGATGCCCGCCTGGCCTACGACGAGCGCGTCATCGCGGAGCACCTCGACCTGACCGTCGTCGACGGATCCTTCACGGTGGTGATCGGGCCGAACGCCTGCGGCAAATCGACCACGCTGCGCGCCCTGTCCAACCTGCTGCGCCCCACCGCGGGCACGGTCGCACTGGACGGGCGGGCCATCCATCAGCTGCGCGCCAAGGAGCTCGCGCGACGCCTGGGTCTGCTGCCCCAGTCCGCGCTCTCCCCCGAGGGCATCACGGTCGCCGACCTCGTCGCACGGGGACGGTATCCGCACCAGTCGATGCTCGCCCGATGGAGCGCGGCCGACGAGCAGGCGGTCGGCGCGGCCCTCGAATCCACCGGCATCACGGACCTCGCCGCGCGGCAGGTCGACGAGCTCTCCGGCGGTCAGCGCCAGCGCGCCTGGGTGGCGATGGTCCTGGCCCAGCAGACGGATCTGCTGCTGCTCGACGAGCCGACCACCTTCCTCGACATCGCCCACCAGATCGCTCTGATGGACCTGTTCGCCACGCTCCATGCGCAGGGCCGCACCGTCGTCGCGGTGCTGCACGACATCAACCATGCCGCGCGCTACGCCACCGACCTGGTGGTGATGAGCGAGGGGCGCATCCACGCCGAGGGGGACCCCGCCGAGGTCATCACCCCGGATCTGCTGGCCACGGTGTTCGGTCTGGACGCCGCCGTCATCGAGGACCCCGTCAACGGCGGTCCGCTCGTCGTGCCCCGGCACGGGACCAGGCCCGTCCCGCCCGCTGTGCCCGAACCCCTCCCCACTCCGGAAAGGTCATGTCCATGA
- a CDS encoding FecCD family ABC transporter permease: MSALPAPPRYWVLRRPLGTRIPVRTATVCAVLFLLALILLGAALVLGDVLIAPADVLAALTGGADRLVTLYVMEWRLPRALAALAVGALLGAAGAIFQTLTRNPLGSPDIIGFTTGAQTGGLLVILVLGTASYPALTAGSVLGGLASAAVVMGLAHRGGISGFRLIIVGIALTAMLASVDTYLVLTAELDLAIVASTWGVGSLNGVAWPYVGPTLAVAVVLLAALIPLSRPLAQLDLGEDTARAIGARPQATQLIAIVLGVLLVAVAVAVAGPVAFIALAAPQIGRRLTASQGTPMLPAACTGAVLLLGADLVAQHTLPGRSLPVGLMTVSLGGLYLLYLIVRENRRGAL; encoded by the coding sequence GTGAGCGCCCTCCCGGCCCCGCCCCGGTACTGGGTCCTCCGCCGCCCTCTCGGTACTCGGATCCCGGTGCGCACCGCGACGGTCTGCGCGGTGCTCTTCCTGCTCGCGCTCATCCTGTTGGGAGCGGCCCTGGTGCTGGGGGACGTGCTGATCGCTCCCGCCGACGTGCTCGCAGCACTGACCGGGGGCGCCGACCGCCTGGTGACGCTGTACGTGATGGAGTGGCGCCTGCCCAGGGCGCTCGCGGCCCTCGCGGTGGGGGCGCTGCTGGGCGCGGCCGGGGCCATCTTCCAGACCCTCACCCGCAATCCCCTGGGCTCCCCCGACATCATCGGGTTCACCACGGGCGCGCAGACCGGGGGGCTGCTGGTGATCCTGGTCCTGGGCACCGCCTCGTACCCGGCGCTGACGGCGGGCTCGGTCCTCGGGGGCCTGGCGAGCGCCGCGGTGGTGATGGGTCTGGCCCATCGCGGCGGCATCTCCGGGTTCCGACTGATCATCGTGGGCATCGCCCTGACCGCGATGCTCGCCAGCGTGGACACCTACCTCGTGCTGACCGCCGAGCTGGACCTGGCGATCGTCGCCTCCACCTGGGGCGTGGGGTCCCTCAACGGTGTCGCATGGCCCTACGTCGGCCCCACCCTGGCGGTGGCGGTGGTGCTGCTCGCGGCGCTGATCCCGCTCAGCCGCCCCCTGGCCCAGTTGGACCTCGGCGAGGACACCGCCCGAGCGATCGGTGCCCGCCCGCAGGCCACGCAGCTGATCGCCATCGTCCTCGGGGTGCTGCTGGTGGCGGTCGCCGTAGCCGTCGCCGGGCCCGTCGCCTTCATCGCCCTGGCCGCCCCGCAGATCGGCCGCCGCCTGACCGCCTCCCAGGGCACGCCGATGCTGCCGGCGGCCTGCACGGGGGCCGTGCTGCTGCTCGGCGCGGACCTCGTCGCCCAGCACACCCTGCCCGGCCGGTCGCTTCCGGTGGGCCTGATGACCGTGAGCCTCGGCGGTCTGTACCTGCTGTACCTCATCGTGAGGGAGAACCGGAGGGGAGCCCTGTGA
- a CDS encoding FecCD family ABC transporter permease, producing the protein MRTALLTAGLLIGLLSSVVLSLAVGARPLSVAEILNVLRDHGSAEATALLWDYRLPRTLVALLVGAALAVAGGLIQAFTRNPLADPGILGVNAGAAFAVTVAIAALGVVDTSGLIVAALLGAAVASLAVVAIGAGGRGPATPLRTTLAGVALAAVLGGVTSGLRLLDPGTFDRFRVWAAGSVAGPDLAQLVSVAPWIGIGLLIALGVTRPLNAIALGEDLAGSLGVRLAPARVLAVGAVTLLAGAATAIAGPISFLGLMVPHAVRWTVGPDQRRILPLSVLGGALLLLVSDVLARVVLPGRELPVGVVTAFVGAPVLVLLVRRRRVSGL; encoded by the coding sequence GTGAGGACCGCCCTGCTGACAGCGGGACTGCTGATCGGTCTGCTGTCCTCCGTCGTGCTCAGTCTGGCCGTCGGGGCCAGGCCGCTGAGCGTTGCCGAGATCCTCAACGTGCTGCGCGACCACGGCAGTGCGGAGGCGACCGCGCTGCTGTGGGACTACCGGCTCCCCCGCACGCTGGTCGCGCTGCTGGTAGGTGCGGCTCTCGCGGTCGCCGGCGGTCTGATCCAGGCCTTCACCCGCAATCCGCTCGCCGATCCGGGCATCCTCGGGGTCAATGCCGGTGCCGCCTTCGCGGTGACCGTGGCCATCGCCGCCCTGGGGGTGGTCGACACCTCGGGACTGATCGTCGCGGCCCTGCTCGGCGCCGCGGTCGCATCCCTGGCGGTGGTCGCGATCGGCGCCGGGGGGCGGGGCCCGGCCACCCCCTTGCGCACGACGCTGGCCGGGGTGGCGCTGGCCGCGGTGCTCGGCGGTGTCACCTCCGGGCTGCGTCTGCTGGATCCCGGGACCTTCGACCGCTTCCGGGTGTGGGCGGCGGGCTCCGTGGCGGGACCTGACCTCGCGCAGCTGGTGTCGGTGGCGCCCTGGATCGGGATCGGTCTGCTGATCGCCCTGGGGGTGACGCGTCCTCTGAACGCCATCGCCCTGGGCGAGGACCTCGCCGGGTCGCTCGGGGTCCGCCTGGCGCCCGCTCGGGTGCTCGCCGTGGGGGCTGTGACGCTGCTCGCGGGCGCCGCGACCGCGATCGCGGGCCCGATCTCCTTCCTGGGTCTGATGGTGCCCCACGCGGTGCGCTGGACGGTCGGCCCCGATCAGCGGCGCATCCTGCCCCTGAGCGTTCTCGGCGGCGCCCTGCTCCTGCTGGTCTCCGACGTGCTGGCGAGGGTGGTGCTGCCCGGGCGCGAGCTGCCGGTCGGGGTGGTCACCGCCTTCGTCGGCGCACCCGTGCTGGTGCTGCTGGTGCGGCGCAGGCGGGTGAGCGGCCTGTGA